In the Muricauda sp. MAR_2010_75 genome, one interval contains:
- a CDS encoding Na+/H+ antiporter NhaA, which yields MEILEDIKTASSEAETPLQKLERTLNPIVGFVILPLFALANAGIHLHGDLLKVLSSPVSLGIGLGLIFGKFIGITAFSRLLVAFKLAKLPENVNWKMIYGIGFLGGIGFTMSLFITELAFTDESLIFTAKVSILFASLTAGVMGALLLYRNRKQLRTVKHKRT from the coding sequence TTGGAGATATTGGAGGATATAAAGACTGCAAGTTCCGAGGCCGAAACTCCACTCCAAAAATTGGAAAGGACTTTAAACCCAATAGTGGGCTTTGTAATTCTTCCCTTGTTCGCTTTGGCAAATGCAGGAATACATCTTCATGGAGATTTGCTGAAAGTACTATCCAGCCCGGTTAGCTTGGGGATTGGTCTAGGTCTCATTTTTGGCAAGTTTATCGGTATTACTGCTTTTTCAAGACTACTCGTTGCATTTAAACTCGCCAAGCTTCCGGAAAACGTGAATTGGAAAATGATTTATGGTATAGGTTTTCTTGGCGGTATCGGTTTTACCATGTCGTTGTTTATAACCGAACTGGCTTTTACGGACGAGTCCCTAATATTTACGGCCAAGGTAAGCATCCTATTCGCTTCATTGACAGCGGGGGTAATGGGTGCTCTATTATTATACAGAAACAGAAAACAATTAAGAACAGTTAAACATAAAAGAACATGA